A region from the Flavobacteriales bacterium genome encodes:
- a CDS encoding beta-propeller fold lactonase family protein produces MANIVTRNKILIPTLLIGTVVVVSGFDALELPNVGSAVPATQFVNFESAHVHPVDMTPDGTKLLAVNTANNSLEVFSITNNALLNTASIPVGLDPVTVRVRSNTEAWVVDQVSDEISIVDLTTNRVVRSLATEDEPADVVFAGSPLKAYVSCAGRESIQIFDLANLGNAPTEVLLTGEQPRALAVSNDGSTVYCAFFESGNATTVLNGNTFFNFQHGPNRFGVCSPQGGCTVIPNDVANPAGPYGGAVDVAAGIIPNAGTGFNPPLNPNNPPTPESKSIIVRKNAAGQWMDDNGGNWTSMVSGSAAGKARVTGWDMHDRDVAMLNTSSNAVTYQTRLGNILMAMAVNPTTGQVHVVGTDATNEIRFEPVLNGKFLRVNMSTFSPGGSNTITDLNPHINYANVSLPPAQRVQSVGDPRAIVWKADGSKAYITGMGSNNLITVNASGARIGTTINVGEGPTGIVLDAVRNKAYVLNKFEGSISTIDMGTDKEVARANFFDPTPMVIKAGRKHLYNTHLGSGNGHIACGSCHVDGRWDRLGWDLGNPAGDVETVDGKVVHPLKGVKTTQFLIDIIGRGRGNLHWRGDKDGFADFAGAFQHLQGLDAPKPLDEMQEFSDFLAATWYVPNPYRTYKPSGSGSQSSTARLNPNRVRGIGTTFQAIPPAVPLFVSVNFNCAHCHNAQTGRGELPGNGNVAGTGTGSLVDFDPNRNMAADLRSTYRKNGFFYNSTENNAGFGMMSEGVMDTWFNGAGVGNYLGDYEPELLSWSGGIDAANCAACFNTTNFPLAQTAVNDAMPGVGLRQTFNGASIGSVTQLNVMKDLVDSRPAEYGMIVKGTYGGEFRGFYYLGSDNYQSDIAGQTVTHTQLLTSAQGSGGALSWTLVQPTTKVRMGIDQDADGVLDHDDQIAQVNARAYLEGPYDGTAMKSDLRTNNVLPSTDPFGMATTASPFVMDYTGLAAPVDWVVVELRNSATPSTIVAAKAALVQRSGNIMMATGEQTITFPGVPAGNYHVSIRHRNHFGAMTQTPFLLRDPGTMLDFTAPSLLTWGTDARKPVGGSMVLWMGDVNGDGVLKYTGSANDRDPILVALGGSVPTNTLPGYMGEDVNLDGTVKYTGTANDRDPILINVGGSVPTNTRVEQVP; encoded by the coding sequence ATGGCCAACATTGTTACCCGCAACAAAATCCTCATCCCGACATTGCTCATCGGCACCGTGGTGGTGGTGAGCGGCTTCGATGCGCTGGAGCTGCCGAACGTGGGATCGGCAGTGCCCGCCACGCAGTTCGTGAACTTCGAGAGCGCGCATGTGCATCCTGTGGACATGACGCCCGATGGCACCAAGCTGCTGGCTGTGAACACCGCGAACAACTCGCTCGAGGTGTTTTCCATCACCAACAATGCGCTGCTGAACACCGCCAGCATTCCCGTTGGCCTCGATCCCGTGACGGTGCGCGTGCGCAGCAACACGGAGGCGTGGGTGGTCGATCAGGTGAGCGATGAGATCAGTATTGTCGATCTGACCACGAACCGCGTGGTGCGTAGCCTGGCCACGGAGGATGAGCCTGCCGACGTGGTGTTCGCGGGGTCGCCGCTGAAGGCCTACGTCTCCTGCGCCGGTCGCGAGAGCATCCAGATCTTCGATCTGGCCAACCTGGGCAACGCGCCTACCGAGGTGCTGCTCACGGGCGAACAGCCCCGCGCTTTGGCCGTTAGCAACGATGGCAGCACCGTTTACTGCGCCTTCTTCGAGAGCGGCAACGCAACCACGGTGCTCAACGGCAACACCTTCTTCAACTTCCAGCACGGCCCCAATCGGTTCGGGGTTTGTTCCCCACAAGGTGGCTGCACGGTGATCCCGAACGATGTTGCCAACCCGGCAGGACCATACGGCGGTGCTGTGGACGTGGCTGCGGGCATCATCCCCAACGCAGGCACGGGCTTCAACCCGCCGCTGAACCCCAACAACCCGCCGACGCCGGAAAGCAAGAGCATCATCGTGCGCAAGAACGCCGCCGGGCAGTGGATGGACGACAACGGCGGCAACTGGACGAGCATGGTCAGCGGGTCCGCCGCAGGCAAAGCCCGCGTCACCGGTTGGGACATGCACGATCGTGATGTGGCCATGCTCAACACGAGCAGTAACGCCGTGACCTACCAGACCCGATTGGGCAACATCCTGATGGCCATGGCGGTGAACCCGACAACGGGACAGGTGCACGTGGTAGGCACCGATGCCACCAACGAGATCCGGTTCGAGCCGGTCCTCAACGGCAAGTTCCTCCGCGTGAACATGAGCACGTTCTCACCCGGCGGATCGAACACCATCACGGACCTCAATCCGCACATCAACTACGCCAACGTGTCCTTGCCGCCGGCGCAACGTGTTCAAAGCGTGGGTGATCCGAGGGCCATTGTCTGGAAAGCCGACGGCTCGAAGGCGTACATCACCGGCATGGGCAGCAACAACCTGATCACCGTGAACGCAAGCGGCGCTCGCATCGGCACTACCATCAACGTAGGTGAAGGACCGACCGGTATCGTGCTGGATGCTGTACGCAACAAGGCATACGTGCTCAACAAGTTCGAGGGCAGCATCAGCACCATCGATATGGGCACCGACAAGGAGGTGGCCCGCGCCAACTTCTTCGATCCCACACCCATGGTCATCAAAGCGGGCCGCAAGCACTTGTACAACACGCACCTGGGCAGCGGTAACGGTCACATCGCATGCGGCAGTTGCCACGTGGATGGCCGCTGGGACCGCTTGGGCTGGGACCTCGGCAATCCTGCTGGTGATGTGGAAACAGTGGACGGCAAGGTGGTTCACCCATTGAAAGGCGTTAAGACCACGCAGTTCCTCATCGACATCATCGGTCGTGGACGCGGCAACCTGCATTGGCGCGGCGACAAGGACGGGTTCGCGGATTTCGCCGGTGCGTTCCAACACCTGCAAGGCCTCGATGCGCCCAAGCCGCTGGATGAGATGCAGGAGTTCTCGGACTTTCTCGCGGCCACATGGTACGTGCCCAATCCCTACCGCACCTACAAGCCGAGCGGTTCCGGATCGCAATCGAGCACCGCACGCCTGAACCCGAACCGGGTGCGCGGTATCGGCACCACCTTCCAAGCGATCCCACCTGCGGTGCCCTTGTTCGTCTCGGTCAATTTCAACTGCGCGCATTGCCACAATGCACAGACGGGCCGCGGTGAGCTGCCCGGTAACGGTAACGTGGCGGGCACCGGTACCGGCTCCTTGGTGGACTTCGACCCCAACCGCAACATGGCAGCCGATCTGCGCAGCACCTATCGCAAGAACGGCTTCTTCTACAATTCCACCGAGAACAACGCTGGCTTCGGCATGATGAGCGAGGGCGTGATGGACACCTGGTTCAATGGGGCGGGCGTGGGCAATTACTTGGGCGACTACGAGCCCGAGCTGTTGTCATGGTCCGGTGGTATCGATGCGGCGAACTGCGCGGCATGCTTCAATACCACCAATTTCCCGCTGGCGCAAACGGCCGTGAACGATGCCATGCCGGGTGTGGGCTTACGGCAAACGTTCAATGGTGCCAGCATCGGCAGTGTCACGCAATTGAACGTGATGAAAGACCTTGTTGACAGTCGGCCGGCCGAGTACGGCATGATCGTGAAGGGCACGTACGGCGGAGAGTTCCGTGGCTTCTACTACCTGGGCAGCGACAACTACCAGAGCGACATTGCCGGACAGACCGTTACGCACACGCAGTTGCTCACCTCGGCCCAAGGGAGCGGTGGTGCATTGAGCTGGACGCTGGTGCAACCCACCACGAAGGTCCGCATGGGCATCGACCAGGACGCCGATGGCGTGCTCGACCACGACGACCAGATCGCTCAGGTGAATGCCCGCGCTTACCTCGAAGGTCCCTACGATGGCACGGCGATGAAGAGCGACCTGCGCACCAACAATGTGCTGCCGAGCACCGATCCGTTCGGTATGGCCACCACCGCTAGTCCGTTCGTTATGGACTACACCGGCTTGGCTGCGCCCGTTGATTGGGTGGTTGTGGAACTGCGCAACAGCGCAACGCCCAGCACCATTGTTGCCGCCAAGGCTGCGTTGGTGCAGCGCAGCGGCAACATCATGATGGCCACTGGCGAACAGACCATCACCTTCCCCGGTGTGCCTGCGGGCAACTACCATGTGTCGATACGCCACCGCAACCACTTCGGTGCAATGACCCAAACGCCATTCCTGCTCCGCGATCCCGGCACGATGCTCGACTTCACCGCGCCGTCTCTCCTCACGTGGGGCACCGATGCGCGCAAACCCGTAGGCGGCTCCATGGTGCTTTGGATGGGCGACGTGAACGGCGATGGCGTGCTCAAGTACACCGGCAGTGCGAACGACCGCGATCCGATCCTGGTCGCCCTGGGCGGGTCGGTGCCCACGAACACCTTGCCTGGTTACATGGGCGAAGACGTGAACTTGGACGGCACGGTGAAGTACACCGGAACGGCCAATGACCGCGATCCCATCCTCATCAATGTGGGCGGTTCCGTGCCGACCAACACGAGGGTGGAGCAGGTTCCTTGA